The nucleotide window CGGCAGCGACACCATCCTCTCGCAGATCGCCGCCGAGGCGCTCTCGGTGCCGCTGGACAAGATCGTCATCTACTCGAGCGACACCGACCACACCCCCTTCGACACCGGGGCCTACGCCTCCTCGACGACCTTCATCTCGGGTCAGTCGGTGAAGAAGGCCGCCGAGGGCGCGGGCCGTCAGCTTCGCGAGGCGGCCCTCGAGATGTGGCGGGTCCACGGCAAGGAGAAGAAGCTGGACGACCTGCGCCTGGAGGACGGGCACGTGCGCGCGGCCGACGGCGACTCGATCAGCTACGCCGACATCTGCCTCTCGACCTTCTACGAGCACGATCAGCACCAGATCCAGGACCACGGCTCGCACATGACCTTCGAGTGTCCGCCGCCCTTCTCGGCGCACTTCTGCGAGGTCGAGGTCGACACCGAGACCGGCGGCGTGAAGCTGCTCAAGTACGTCGCCGCGGTCGACTGCGGGGTGGCCATCCACCCGGCCAGCGCGGAGGGGCAGACCGAGGGCGGCGCGGTGACCTCCATGGGCTACGCCCTCTCCGAGGACTACATCTTCGACGAGAAGGGCAAGCTGCTCTCGGACAGCTTCGGCGACTACAAGCAGTTCACCGCCCTGGACGCCCCCGACTTCGAGACCATCCTGGTGAAGTCCTTCGAGCCCGCCGGCCCCTTCGGGGCGAAGTCGGTCTCCGAGATCCCCGCCGACGGCCCCGGGCCGACCATCGCCAACGCCATCGCCAACGCCATCGGCATCCGCTTCCGCGACCTGCCGATCACCCCCGAGAAGGTGCGCCGGGCCTGGCTCGACCAGCAGTCGTCCGGAGAGTGAAAACATGACCGCTCCTGTCCGCTTCGCCCGCGCTCGCCTGCTCCTCCCCATCGCGAAGGGGAGGCGCGACGAGCGCATCGAGGACGGCTACGTGCTCTGGCAGGGTGACCGCCTGCTGGAGGTCGGCGCCTACTCCGACGAGCTCGGCGCCCGCCTGCTCTCCGAGCACGGCTCGCTCGCGGTGCTCGGGGGCGGGACGGCCACCACGGCCGAGGGGCTCGTCCAGCACGACGCGGTGATCGTGCCGGGCTTCGTGAAGGCCCACGGCCACGATCACGAGTCGCCGATCATCGGGCTGACCCGCGACGTGCCGCTCACCGCCTGGCTCGACGGGGCGGTGAACCTCTTCACCCGCTTCCTCGACGAGCAGGGCGTCGAGCTCGAGCGGGAGCTGGGCGTCAACGCTCACGAGCTGACCTACCTGAAGGCCAAGGCCGACGACCTCTACTACGGCATCACCTCGGCCATGACCCACCACTGCAACTTCTCGAAGTACCGGGTCGACGAGCTGGCCAGCGCCTCGCGCAAGGCCGGGACCCGGATCATCATCGCGGTGGGCGGCCAGGACCGGAACTACTACGAGAAGATCCTCGACACCCCGGCCCAGGCGCTGAAGCGCCTCGACGAGGGCGTGGCGAAGCACGGCGGCGATCCGCGCACCGCGGTGATCCCCGGCCCCGACCAGCTCTTCTCCAACGGCCCGGAGATGCTCGAGGAGCTGAAGGCCTGGGCCCGGGCGAACGGGACCCTGCTGCACTGCCACTCCTCCGAGGAGAAGGGCACCACCGAGTGGTTCCGGAAGGAGTACGGCCAGACCCCGGTGCAGTACGCCGAGTCGATCGGCATCCTCGACGAGAGCACCGTGCTGGCCCACCAGGTGCAGACCACCGACGAGGACCTGCGGATCCTCGCGGACACCGGCACCCGGATCGTCCACAACCCGCTGGCCAACACCATCCTCGGCTCGGGGATGCCGCCGATCATGGAGATGCTCGAGGCGGGCATCCCGGTGGCGATCTCCACCGACGGCTCGGGCAGCGCCGACAACCAGAACATCCTGGCGGCCGCCCGCCT belongs to Deltaproteobacteria bacterium and includes:
- a CDS encoding amidohydrolase family protein; this translates as MTAPVRFARARLLLPIAKGRRDERIEDGYVLWQGDRLLEVGAYSDELGARLLSEHGSLAVLGGGTATTAEGLVQHDAVIVPGFVKAHGHDHESPIIGLTRDVPLTAWLDGAVNLFTRFLDEQGVELERELGVNAHELTYLKAKADDLYYGITSAMTHHCNFSKYRVDELASASRKAGTRIIIAVGGQDRNYYEKILDTPAQALKRLDEGVAKHGGDPRTAVIPGPDQLFSNGPEMLEELKAWARANGTLLHCHSSEEKGTTEWFRKEYGQTPVQYAESIGILDESTVLAHQVQTTDEDLRILADTGTRIVHNPLANTILGSGMPPIMEMLEAGIPVAISTDGSGSADNQNILAAARLASQYQKALHRRAENLPAQQVLEMITIDAAEMLRIDAGSLEPGKAADLVLIDLTRPNLTPTRKVNVVENLIWASDGSEARWVVAGGEVVKDDYRLTTLDVAEISEKITLLAERLDVYRGQAEEIRGTGVNR